A genomic stretch from Coregonus clupeaformis isolate EN_2021a chromosome 23, ASM2061545v1, whole genome shotgun sequence includes:
- the LOC121536459 gene encoding protocadherin-8-like isoform X1, with protein MGFCRIRGVGECVVLAVLFYSVQSTTTRYYTYEEDAPGTEIGNLSQDLKIDPAEDTQTSFRFMQETNSCVIQMRETDGLLTVGETIDREQLCPRSPRCFVTFDIVAFSKEKFQLIHVEIEVRDINDNSPQFLHNETTLEISENVQVDSRFPLDIAVDHDVGNNYIQSYHISPSSHFIVDVRSREDGVKYAELVLVKAMDREAEDSYTIEVTATDGGEPPRSGSMTVHIKVLDFNDNSPTFEHNSLKVELYEDSPVGYQVLKVHAFDPDAGINGEVVYGFVEDTSSEAMRIFNIDRISGAVTLNTLVDYEKKRSHELNIKASDLGTNSIPSTCKVVVDVVDVNDNAPEITIKPKTSTSDDVAYITEAAAEESFVALISTSDSDSGSNGYVRSSLHGHDHFKLQQAYGDTFMIVTTTTLDREKIPEYNLTVMAEDLGTPPFKTVKQYTIRVTDENDNAPLFSKSIYEVSVLENNIPGSYITTVVARDLDRGKNAKVSYKLIDSEVVGDASISTYVSLDPVSGSLYSLRSFDFETLQQIELTIQAEDKGSPQLSSTSVIRIKVVDQNDNYPYFTFPVMLNDSVEIPLPVNAPVGYLALRVKGQDEDEGMNGELSYRIVQGDSKIFSINKDTGEIAVKQGLASAIGDVLEIKIALSDNGRSPLSSRATIRFVVTDLQLSDDQLVIVLQSSDEESTGLDVSVVVIIILGGGCTLLLIAIAIVVITCKLNRGGKDHDSKRDVTHSLFGSRRHPRLNSAEPNIYGGPRGFLSERTPSSLDESSLYEEKSGGLESQMFLPPKPFQPSSVWQGDKYCPQMSSGIDQQSVKDSGKGDSDFNDSDSDISGDGGKRNLRTFQPWAKSSFHAANTLAVDCQGTYCVIPTQSFQAPRDNAYTIGFTQAPVYNNPHAYRHSWKDSSYNTSVPKARNTMQTFCHPTSTLLSYFTKTQSPGGLDEIQEHKQDITTVATISEVATIF; from the exons ATGGGATTCTGCAGGATTCGAGGAGTTGGTGAGTGCGTGGTGCTTGCTGTTCTGTTTTACTCGGTTCAGTCTACGACCACGAGGTACTACACGTATGAAGAGGATGCGCCCGGGACAGAGATTGGAAATCTGTCTCAGGATTTAAAGATAGACCCAGCTGAGGACACTCAAACATCTTTCCGATTCATGCAGGAGACCAATTCGTGTGTGATTCAAATGAGGGAGACTGATGGACTTTTAACTGTTGGGGAAACGATTGACCGGGAGCAGCTGTGCCCGAGGTCCCCGCGGTGTTTTGTCACCTTCGACATAGTTGCCTTCTCCAAAGAAAAGTTTCAGCTGATTCACGTAGAGATCGAGGTAAGGGACATTAACGACAATTCACCTCAGTTTCTCCACAACGAGACGACCCTTGAGATATCCGAGAATGTTCAGGTGGACTCCCGATTCCCGTTGGACATcgctgttgaccatgatgtcggCAATAACTACATCCAAAGTTACCATATCTCTCCCTCCAGCCATTTCATAGTGGATGTGCGCAGCAGGGAGGATGGAGTGAAGTATGCTGAACTTGTGCTTGTGAAAGCAatggacagagaggctgaagatTCCTATACAATTGAAGTGACGGCAACAGATGGTGGAGAGCCCCCCAGGTCCGGATCAATGACTGTTCATATCAAAGTGCTGGATTTTAATGACAACAGCCCAACGTTTGAGCACAACTCACTTAAAGTTGAACTTTACGAGGATTCTCCTGTAGGTTACCAAGTGCTTAAAGTGCATGCGTTTGACCCAGATGCTGGCATCAATGGCGAGGTAGTGTATGGATTTGTAGAAGACACATCATCTGAAGCAATGCGTATTTTTAATATAGACCGAATTTCCGGTGCTGTAACTTTAAACACATTGGTTGATTACGAGAAGAAGAGATCCCATGAACTGAACATTAAAGCATCCGATTTAGGCACTAATTCTATTCCATCGACTTGCAAAGTGGTTGTTGATGTGGTAGATGTAAATGATAATGCACCAGAAATCACCATCAAGCCAAAAACCTCGACGAGTGACGATGTAGCTTACATCACGGAGGCCGCAGCGGAGGAAAGCTTTGTGGCGCTGATCAGCACCTCGGACAGCGACTCTGGCTCGAACGGTTATGTGCGCAGCAGCCTACACGGTCACGACCATTTCAAGTTGCAACAGGCCTACGGGGACACTTTCATGATTGTAACAACCACCACTTTAGATAGAGAAAAGATCCCGGAGTATAACCTCACTGTAATGGCTGAAGACCTTGGAACTCCTCCTTTCAAAACCGTCAAGCAGTATACCATCAGAGTGACCGACGAGAACGACAACGCCCCTCTCTTCAGCAAATCCATTTATGAAGTTTCAGTCCTGGAAAATAATATCCCCGGGTCCTATATTACTACTGTTGTAGCACGTGACCTTGATCGCGGTAAAAACGCCAAAGTGTCCTATAAGCTCATAGACTCAGAGGTTGTCGGGGATGCTTCCATTTCGACTTATGTGTCTTTAGACCCAGTGTCAGGGTCATTGTATAGCCTAAGATCTTTCGATTTTGAAACGCTCCAGCAGATTGAGTTAACCATCCAGGCTGAGGACAAGGGCTCACCTCAGCTGTCAAGCACATCCGTGATCAGAATCAAAGTGGTGGATCAAAACGACAACTATCCCTATTTTACCTTCCCCGTTATGCTGAATGACTCTGTTGAAATTCCCCTTCCTGTCAATGCACCAGTGGGGTACCTGGCCCTACGGGTCAAAGGTCAGGATGAGGATGAGGGTATGAATGGTGAGCTCAGCTACAGAATCGTACAAGGTGACTCTAAGATATTTTCAATCAATAAAGACACTGGAGAAATAGCTGTAAAACAGGGTCTGGCCTCTGCTATTGGAGACGTGTTGGAAATCAAGATTGCATTGAGTGACAATGGGAGATCCCCTCTCTCCAGCCGTGCCACCATTCGCTTTGTTGTCACAGACTTACAGCTCTCAGACGACCAACTTGTCATTGTATTACAGTCGAGTGATGAGGAAAGCACAGGCTTGGACGTTTCAGTAGTAGTAATCATTATACTAGGCGGGGGTTGTACTCTGCTGCTGATTGCCATAGCGATTGTTGTCATCACATGCAAGCTGAACCGAGGAGGGAAGGATCATGACTCCAAGAGAGACGTGACTCACAGCCTGTTTGGCTCCAGGCGTCATCCCAGGCTCAACTCTGCAGAACCCAACATATATGGTGGTCCAAGAGGTTTCCTCAGCGAAAGGACCCCTTCATCTCTTGATGAGTCCAGCCTATATGAAGAGAAAAGTGGCGGGTTGGAGTCCCAG ATGTTCCTGCCTCCCAAGCCTTTCCAACCATCATCTGTGTGGCAAGGGGACAAATACTGCCCGCAAATGAG CAGTGGCATTGACCAGCAGAGCGTGAAGGACAGTGGAAAAGGAGACAGTGACTTCAATGACAGTGACTCTGACATCAGTGGGGATGGAGGCAAGAGGAACCTCCGCACCTTCCAGCCCTGGGCCAAAA GCTCATTCCACGCCGCTAACACCCTCGCTGTTGATTGCCAAGGCACTTACTGTGTAATACCAACCCAAAGCTTCCAGGCTCCCAGAGACAATGCATACACAATAGGTTTTACCCAAGCGCCGGTCTACAACAATCCACATGCCTATCGCCACTCCTGGAAAGACTCCAGCTACAACACAAGTGTTCCCAAAGCAAGAAACACCATGCAGACATTCTGTCATCCCACAAGCACCCTCCTGTCTTACTTCACAAAGACACAATCTCCTGGTGGACTTGATGAAATTCAGGAGCACAAACAAGATATTACTACAGTGGCAACCATATCTGAAGTTGCTACCATTTTTTAA
- the LOC121536459 gene encoding protocadherin-8-like isoform X2: protein MGFCRIRGVGECVVLAVLFYSVQSTTTRYYTYEEDAPGTEIGNLSQDLKIDPAEDTQTSFRFMQETNSCVIQMRETDGLLTVGETIDREQLCPRSPRCFVTFDIVAFSKEKFQLIHVEIEVRDINDNSPQFLHNETTLEISENVQVDSRFPLDIAVDHDVGNNYIQSYHISPSSHFIVDVRSREDGVKYAELVLVKAMDREAEDSYTIEVTATDGGEPPRSGSMTVHIKVLDFNDNSPTFEHNSLKVELYEDSPVGYQVLKVHAFDPDAGINGEVVYGFVEDTSSEAMRIFNIDRISGAVTLNTLVDYEKKRSHELNIKASDLGTNSIPSTCKVVVDVVDVNDNAPEITIKPKTSTSDDVAYITEAAAEESFVALISTSDSDSGSNGYVRSSLHGHDHFKLQQAYGDTFMIVTTTTLDREKIPEYNLTVMAEDLGTPPFKTVKQYTIRVTDENDNAPLFSKSIYEVSVLENNIPGSYITTVVARDLDRGKNAKVSYKLIDSEVVGDASISTYVSLDPVSGSLYSLRSFDFETLQQIELTIQAEDKGSPQLSSTSVIRIKVVDQNDNYPYFTFPVMLNDSVEIPLPVNAPVGYLALRVKGQDEDEGMNGELSYRIVQGDSKIFSINKDTGEIAVKQGLASAIGDVLEIKIALSDNGRSPLSSRATIRFVVTDLQLSDDQLVIVLQSSDEESTGLDVSVVVIIILGGGCTLLLIAIAIVVITCKLNRGGKDHDSKRDVTHSLFGSRRHPRLNSAEPNIYGGPRGFLSERTPSSLDESSLYEEKSGGLESQMFLPPKPFQPSSVWQGDKYCPQMSGIDQQSVKDSGKGDSDFNDSDSDISGDGGKRNLRTFQPWAKSSFHAANTLAVDCQGTYCVIPTQSFQAPRDNAYTIGFTQAPVYNNPHAYRHSWKDSSYNTSVPKARNTMQTFCHPTSTLLSYFTKTQSPGGLDEIQEHKQDITTVATISEVATIF from the exons ATGGGATTCTGCAGGATTCGAGGAGTTGGTGAGTGCGTGGTGCTTGCTGTTCTGTTTTACTCGGTTCAGTCTACGACCACGAGGTACTACACGTATGAAGAGGATGCGCCCGGGACAGAGATTGGAAATCTGTCTCAGGATTTAAAGATAGACCCAGCTGAGGACACTCAAACATCTTTCCGATTCATGCAGGAGACCAATTCGTGTGTGATTCAAATGAGGGAGACTGATGGACTTTTAACTGTTGGGGAAACGATTGACCGGGAGCAGCTGTGCCCGAGGTCCCCGCGGTGTTTTGTCACCTTCGACATAGTTGCCTTCTCCAAAGAAAAGTTTCAGCTGATTCACGTAGAGATCGAGGTAAGGGACATTAACGACAATTCACCTCAGTTTCTCCACAACGAGACGACCCTTGAGATATCCGAGAATGTTCAGGTGGACTCCCGATTCCCGTTGGACATcgctgttgaccatgatgtcggCAATAACTACATCCAAAGTTACCATATCTCTCCCTCCAGCCATTTCATAGTGGATGTGCGCAGCAGGGAGGATGGAGTGAAGTATGCTGAACTTGTGCTTGTGAAAGCAatggacagagaggctgaagatTCCTATACAATTGAAGTGACGGCAACAGATGGTGGAGAGCCCCCCAGGTCCGGATCAATGACTGTTCATATCAAAGTGCTGGATTTTAATGACAACAGCCCAACGTTTGAGCACAACTCACTTAAAGTTGAACTTTACGAGGATTCTCCTGTAGGTTACCAAGTGCTTAAAGTGCATGCGTTTGACCCAGATGCTGGCATCAATGGCGAGGTAGTGTATGGATTTGTAGAAGACACATCATCTGAAGCAATGCGTATTTTTAATATAGACCGAATTTCCGGTGCTGTAACTTTAAACACATTGGTTGATTACGAGAAGAAGAGATCCCATGAACTGAACATTAAAGCATCCGATTTAGGCACTAATTCTATTCCATCGACTTGCAAAGTGGTTGTTGATGTGGTAGATGTAAATGATAATGCACCAGAAATCACCATCAAGCCAAAAACCTCGACGAGTGACGATGTAGCTTACATCACGGAGGCCGCAGCGGAGGAAAGCTTTGTGGCGCTGATCAGCACCTCGGACAGCGACTCTGGCTCGAACGGTTATGTGCGCAGCAGCCTACACGGTCACGACCATTTCAAGTTGCAACAGGCCTACGGGGACACTTTCATGATTGTAACAACCACCACTTTAGATAGAGAAAAGATCCCGGAGTATAACCTCACTGTAATGGCTGAAGACCTTGGAACTCCTCCTTTCAAAACCGTCAAGCAGTATACCATCAGAGTGACCGACGAGAACGACAACGCCCCTCTCTTCAGCAAATCCATTTATGAAGTTTCAGTCCTGGAAAATAATATCCCCGGGTCCTATATTACTACTGTTGTAGCACGTGACCTTGATCGCGGTAAAAACGCCAAAGTGTCCTATAAGCTCATAGACTCAGAGGTTGTCGGGGATGCTTCCATTTCGACTTATGTGTCTTTAGACCCAGTGTCAGGGTCATTGTATAGCCTAAGATCTTTCGATTTTGAAACGCTCCAGCAGATTGAGTTAACCATCCAGGCTGAGGACAAGGGCTCACCTCAGCTGTCAAGCACATCCGTGATCAGAATCAAAGTGGTGGATCAAAACGACAACTATCCCTATTTTACCTTCCCCGTTATGCTGAATGACTCTGTTGAAATTCCCCTTCCTGTCAATGCACCAGTGGGGTACCTGGCCCTACGGGTCAAAGGTCAGGATGAGGATGAGGGTATGAATGGTGAGCTCAGCTACAGAATCGTACAAGGTGACTCTAAGATATTTTCAATCAATAAAGACACTGGAGAAATAGCTGTAAAACAGGGTCTGGCCTCTGCTATTGGAGACGTGTTGGAAATCAAGATTGCATTGAGTGACAATGGGAGATCCCCTCTCTCCAGCCGTGCCACCATTCGCTTTGTTGTCACAGACTTACAGCTCTCAGACGACCAACTTGTCATTGTATTACAGTCGAGTGATGAGGAAAGCACAGGCTTGGACGTTTCAGTAGTAGTAATCATTATACTAGGCGGGGGTTGTACTCTGCTGCTGATTGCCATAGCGATTGTTGTCATCACATGCAAGCTGAACCGAGGAGGGAAGGATCATGACTCCAAGAGAGACGTGACTCACAGCCTGTTTGGCTCCAGGCGTCATCCCAGGCTCAACTCTGCAGAACCCAACATATATGGTGGTCCAAGAGGTTTCCTCAGCGAAAGGACCCCTTCATCTCTTGATGAGTCCAGCCTATATGAAGAGAAAAGTGGCGGGTTGGAGTCCCAG ATGTTCCTGCCTCCCAAGCCTTTCCAACCATCATCTGTGTGGCAAGGGGACAAATACTGCCCGCAAATGAG TGGCATTGACCAGCAGAGCGTGAAGGACAGTGGAAAAGGAGACAGTGACTTCAATGACAGTGACTCTGACATCAGTGGGGATGGAGGCAAGAGGAACCTCCGCACCTTCCAGCCCTGGGCCAAAA GCTCATTCCACGCCGCTAACACCCTCGCTGTTGATTGCCAAGGCACTTACTGTGTAATACCAACCCAAAGCTTCCAGGCTCCCAGAGACAATGCATACACAATAGGTTTTACCCAAGCGCCGGTCTACAACAATCCACATGCCTATCGCCACTCCTGGAAAGACTCCAGCTACAACACAAGTGTTCCCAAAGCAAGAAACACCATGCAGACATTCTGTCATCCCACAAGCACCCTCCTGTCTTACTTCACAAAGACACAATCTCCTGGTGGACTTGATGAAATTCAGGAGCACAAACAAGATATTACTACAGTGGCAACCATATCTGAAGTTGCTACCATTTTTTAA